TTGCATCCTTCTGGGACTACAGTAGTGTTTCGGCGGAAATGCGGTACATGCTGCGCACGTGTACGAAATTGCAATCATCCAATACTTGCAGGGGCCACACAGGATGAGGTGTTCGAGGGGTGAAGTCTTCAAATCTACGGTAAGGTCTAGGGTAAGGCTGGAGGCGTTACCACTCTTGTTTCGGAGTTTCTTGTTATGCTGTGCTAGAAGGCCTCCAGGACCGCATTTTGAAGTTCGGTCAATCTATGCACATGACATTAATAACTAGCATCATCTCACTAGCGAAGTGGTCTATGGTGCTTCCTACCGTAACATATACAAGGTGGAGCTGCTATCGTTTGTTATTAGTCAGAAAATAAAGTAACGAACAGTGGTAAGGACTTCACTCTGTTTTGTCATCAGTGTGTTTCCACTGATTGTTGTCCACCTAAGCTAATTCAGAGTCGTCGCGGGGCCGCCCGCGCGGCAGTGAAATCTGCGGGCAGCCGAAAGTAGCGCTCCAGAACGCTCgaggccgcatcttccggaccgtttttttttatgacgattaggaagaaatgggaggaatcaccctcctccccataatctacgatcccgtataggcataacccacctgaaacccgcaccaccccagattcgtgcggtaATGCatttaaaacgacatgaagaactgcgcagttgcgtagacggttgcgctcgaagcggtgcggttagAATCTAGAGCGGACCCTTGCTGATACCATTCCTCGTTGTAGTTCGCAATGGTGCCACCTGGAATGCAACCGCTATTCCACCGCACCTTAGGCGACgccgcccgcgcggctgtgaactccgcgtgcagccttacacGATTGTActttgcttcatgtcgtcaaTACGACCTGGTCAAAACGTCTTGGTTTATGGTGCAATATGGCGTAAACACTTGCAGAACTCGTCACTCATTCTCACTATACTATCTACCTAGCTAGAACTGCAGTTGTCACATGTACTGTCGAGTTCCACGCAAAAACgcaaattttttgcaaaaatcttaTAACAACTAATACGGTATTTTCTGAGAAACAACGTTGTGTAGCAAGTAGAATAATTTCTGGGATGAATATCTTTTTCTCTTGTCTATGGAATTTTCTCTGTAGGAATCTTACTTCCCAAATATTTTGACCTGTGACAAATGAAAGCACAAAGGGATTTTTCCTGCTAAGATGTCACCGacaaaaggaaaggaaaggaatagGAAAAGAGGACCGGAGTGGTCCTGATGCCGGGATTATGACGTCACCTGACAAACAGCTCTAGAAGATTGGATGAAATTACTGTGGTGCGCTCTCGGGTACAGCAAAGTACTCAAACTGTTTCCTTAAAGGTAACATTGGCGAAAGTGTTGGATGTAGTTTTCCTTGCAGTGTTAAATGAAGGTTTGCGTGTATCATCGCAAAAATACGAAATGCAGGAATCAGACGGAACAGCAGTCTAGGGTTGCTCAATTTATCCGACAAAGCAGCTCTTCACACATATATGTAAGGTGGAATGAAAAATTGTGACGTGGATCTATCGTTCGTGTAACAACTGGTTCAGTCAACAGAATGATCACTTATTCTCTATTTCAAGCATCTTCAGTTTTAGAGAGGTGAAGAGGTATAGAAATATGCACGTTCGGGTGAACTGACCAGTCTGATGGTCCTGATCCATCTATTTCCCGAATTTGTTACATAGATGTTATTCATGTGGAATGGCTTGTGTACAGTGGGGTCAAACAgcagctcggtgcagttaagCTGCCgcggtcgaagcggcgcggtggctAGGGCCGAGCTGGGATccgcagcgatgagtggtgtaacgctgcccgcagagttcacagccgcgcggcCGCCTGTTTGCTGGTTATTGAGCCCGCGATTGCGGCGCCCAACAGCCAGCCGAGCGCCGTCCGCGCGGCCGTGAACTCTGCGGAGAGCCTAAGCAAAGGTTCCGTTTCAATCCTAATGTGAATCACTGCTTACGCTGCAAGCGCATCCGCTTAGGTAACTGTgccgagtttcatgtcgttttgacccgactatattagTATTGGCTATCAAAATACACGATTAATGGAAAGCAAGGCAAGGCATTGAATGATAGGGATTCGCAAATTAAACAGGGTGGTGAACGATGGTAGTTAGTACAATTTACCAGACTATTTAAGTACAATCAACCACTTGGAATACTCGGAAAACACACGCGCAGCGCTAAAAAGGGTCAAAAGAAAGACTTAATCATCAGCCGTACGTTCTGTAAGTCATCAACGGCTTGCGAAAAACTGACAGAGGTGTACAATTTAGGgaagaaatcataaaaaaaacaaggtctGCTTCTGTGGTTTTTACACTCGATAGTTTTATATAGAAAGGTTGTCATACCCTTTATTCAACACTTTCCGACATTTCCGATCAGCGGTGTTATTACTGTATAACAGTAGTTGTATCGTTTAAGACTAATTGATCAAATAAGAAGGGAAAGGTTGTGATCCTCACGACAACTGTAGccgttatttcactttttcgttGTGATACTTGTAACCTATTAAAGAATcccaccaccccacgaatctgaggtggtgcggatttcaggtggagtgttcgtatacggcatagtagattatggagaggtgggtgattccgtccatttcttcctaattgccttaaaaaacggcccggaagatgcggcgccgcacaaggctggcccgctccaatcgaactccttgtaggaaatagtgcgccagatcgcccgaagccgtatctaccgggccgttttttacggcaattaggaaaaaatggacggaatcaccccctctccataatctactatgccgtaaacgaatactccacctgaaatccgtaccacctcagattcatggagtgatgcctttaatgctgAAGAGCATACCGGATCAAAGATTTCTGCGAACGCCACCCTGAAAGACCTAATCCCGTGAAGGAGCAGGAATAAAATTCTcaaatggtttttttgaaagttgtcATGTTCATGCATATTTGAACACAACATAGATTTGCTGGTTTCAAATGCATTTGACATTGCAGAATTTGTTTACCAATAATTCCTCGATTGCAACCGATTTCGATAACTCCACCATTGTTGTTGATTAAAATCGCGCCAGCAACAGTTTGTAATTAAATGGTGCTGgtataaaatgaagtgaaagtcATGGATTCGGCCGCAAAATGATGATATCTCTAATACTGCTCACTATTGTCGCTCGAGGAGCATGTGCTCCTTTGATGGAAGGTGAAGAGGTAGGTGAAGAATACCTTCATGAAGATAATAAGGAAACACATGTAACATCCTAGATCGAGGGGAAATTAATTTACTCTGGAAGCCCGGACACATTCGAGAATCGAAAACTTGTGAGAGAAATGCTTCAAGCATTGAACATTCGTACACAGAAGCTTCACCGAGCGGGTCAAGGCGGAGGGCCGTCAGCGGTACGTCATAATCATATCCTCATGTGAGTGTCATTCTTCacctattttccagaaattgccGCCGATGCCTGACCTTGGTccgaaaaacaatttttcggCGCCATCTTTATCCGAAACGAATAAAGAGATCGCTGATTGGATGTACGAAGGGGACATTGCGCTCACTCCGGATCAGGCCACTTTCATAGTCACTGGCCAGCCAGGTGCATTTCTATCTtaatgttgatgtttcaaatTGCTTAAATTGCGAAAAAGTTCAAGTAAGAGTGTTCGTTTGAATTAGCTGAAAATCGCACAACTCCTGCTTCTTTAAGTGCTCCAGTAATAATGGCTGAAATATCATATTGCAGATATAATTATTATGTAACtcaaaaagttcgactttcaataaGCCTAGGCATCGCAAGATGTCGTACTGAAATTTAATAAGCAGTACACgaggttttttattttttttaggtaaCGTCTCGGCAAAACGACCTTCCTCAGAGTCTGAAAGGGGGGTTCAATTCACAATCCAAGCAATCAAATCCCTCCACAATTAAACAGACAAACTCTAGGCTTACTTTCTCAACCACTAACTTAGTGACTGCTCACcttggatcggagacgcctagcagaGGCCGCTgtctgatcgatcacgagaaTGAATTATTCGAATGTCTCATTCGAATAGGAAAAGCCATCCGAGATATGGAGTGCAAGGCCGAATGGCTCCCGATAACGCTCGCAGCATATCTCGGATGGTTCTTCTGATGCGGACGAGGCATTGGAGTCATTTGATCTCGTGATCAATCGGTCAGTCCTTCTTAGTCGTCTCCGATCCAAGGTGAACAGTCGCTCCATCAGTGGTTGAGAAAGTAAGCCTAGAGTTTGTCTGTTTAATTGTGGAGTGATTTGATCGCTTGGATTGTGAATTAAACTGCCCATTTCAGACAGTGAAGAATGCCattttgccgaaacgttagtaaatattaaaattattcaacAATCTCGTGTACAActtatcaaaaatcaatacatcTTATTATGTAACTGTATTAAACGTTGAAAAGTAGAATCATTATTATCATAATGATTCCcatttgcttatttttgaattgttctaaaaaaagttttcgaaagaaaagctttgaaaaaggATTTCCTTCTAAAGAGATTACGTGCAGTGTTGTGTTGTCACACACTCGCTTCGGTGCATATCACGATTTCAACATCGTCGCGGAACCCACAGCACAAACGTAAAGTTAGCAAAGCagattgcggaacccagcGCGGTTTCACTCACCTTTTCCtagtcgccgtaaaaaaaaaaaaaacccgtggAAACCTctttagttcctacaaggtacgttagaacgctcctcttcGCAtgcgttccggtcccctcagcagcttattcattggtttcatttgaatatgcgggtgagaagacatcactgatctccGACCGCTCGTTCCAGgagcggcgcgtgtacaagaaTGGGAGGTTGCAACTAAAATCGACGATGaccaaaggcatcaccccacgaatctgagatggcacggatttcaggtggaggattcgcatacgggatagtagattatggagagggggtgattccgtccatttttcttcctaattgccgtaaaaacggcccggaagatacggcttcgggcgttctggcgcactattttctacaaggagttcgattggagcgcgccagccttgtgcactaggaagaaatggacggaatcaccaccctctccataatctactatcccgtatgcgaatactccacttgaaatccgtaccacctcagattcgtggggtgatgcctttaaggaaggaTGTGCGGAACCATGCTGGGTCCCGCAACTACCCATACTCTACGCTTTTGCTTTGGGTTCCGTACTCGTAAGAATTGGAATACGCTGGATTTAAATCCATCTGCTAGTAGTAGtgtaaattttttcattcttcttctactgcttcttttttcacaactaCAGAACTTTTACAGTGAAAGGCGCATCTCGCTCAAAGAGGGCATGCATAACAGATCCATCTGGATTTTGGGATCCGTTGATTCCGATCAACTATACGTTTGACAGCTCCCTGAGTAAGTTCTTCAGCAATACGGATCTTCATAAGCTTGGAATTTCTTAGCCTCCAATTTTCTCGTTACTAAGCGCTGCTCAAGGTGGATTGACTTTTCCTACAAGAACATGACTCGACCTAAGCCATTGTAAAGACTAATGTCAGTCAACGATTTTTGTGTTCTTGCGGTTCAAGAAATTCAAgacgtatagtagggtcaaaacgacatgaagcaccgtCCAGCTGCGTAAgtgattgcgctcgaagcggtgcggcggagcgtagcggttcggatcTGTAGGGACACTTGCTGACACCGTTCTTCGCTGGTCCCAACTCGACTCTAACCGCTGTCcctgccgcttcgagcgcaactgcaccgtgcttcatatcgttttgatccgactatactgAGCTAATGTGCTCAAGTCCCACGGAGTAAAGGCTCAGTGTTACGTTATTACGTTTTCTAGGATTCACTTTTAGGTAGCGATGTTGTTGCTCTCATCCGTCAAGGTATCCGGTATTGGACAACTAACACATGCATGAGTTTCAGGGTGAGAAGGGACTGTTTACACGTCTCGAATGATGCTCATTCTTGCTCGCAATTAAGAGCTTTTTGCGGGaatgaaaccttttttttttgttggtgcTCGCCTTTCCAAAACGTTTAGCGGAAGCGACCGCCACATTCCCACGGGCGTATTATGCGATCTATGTAGTCGAAGCTGGATTGACCAGTGTCCATCACATTCATATGTTAACGAATTGAAAACTCGCGCATAGATAACTTCAGCAGGAGATTTTATGAAAAtcgtagaaataaaatgtttgcACAACATCAGTGAAAAGATTGAATACATGTCCCATGAATATCTAGGAAAATCCGAATGGAATCAATCGTCTCCGATTTTATTCTGGCAGCGGTTGTTGGTCCTATGTTGGCAAGCAACCCACATGGCCTAGCCAGGACGTCTCAATTGGAGACGGGTGCAGCAATGTACGACTTTCTGACTTTCCTTTGAATGTTGCATGAATGATGAGAGGATTTTTAGTTTCAGTTCTTTCAAGGTGTTTCttcggtatttttttttttggatgaccGAGTTGAGTTGCAGCTTGGAACGGTAACGCACGAGATTGGTCATGCTCTAGGATTCTTCCATACCCAGTCTCGCTACGATCGCGATAATTGGGTTTCCGTCGACCTCAGCAATGTTCAACCAAATCTCCAATATAATTTTGCAAAGGTATCAGtgatttctttgctttgaaGCCTTCCATCATGTAAAATACGTTGCAGATGACACCTGCTACAGAGAACCATTTTGGGC
This Necator americanus strain Aroian chromosome Unknown Necator_2022.05.29.01.07, whole genome shotgun sequence DNA region includes the following protein-coding sequences:
- a CDS encoding uncharacterized protein (NECATOR_2022.05.29.01.07.G69.T1), which gives rise to MMISLILLTIVARGACAPLMEGEEIEGKLIYSGSPDTFENRKLVREMLQALNIRTQKLHRAGQGGGPSAKLPPMPDLGPKNNFSAPSLSETNKEIADWMYEGDIALTPDQATFIVTGQPVKGASRSKRACITDPSGFWDPLIPINYTFDSSLSSDVVALIRQGIRYWTTNTCMSFRENPNGINRLRFYSGSGCWSYVGKQPTWPSQDVSIGDGCSNLGTVTHEIGHALGFFHTQSRYDRDNWVSVDLSNVQPNLQYNFAKMTPATENHFGQPYDYGSVMQYNPYAFAMNPNQYTVRALNMGYQNSMGQREAPAFSDVRMMNWLYNCSSFCSSVPVPPCRPPGYQDPRNCNGCKCPRMFGGQYCEQLPSGSALNCNGGVIQATSSSWSTLQGTAGDLNDYSPKMDAADCFWHITAPAGRKIQLRLSAPPSNCMEGCPWQAIEVNLGQFDLYGMIMCCQSAVGQIYNSLSNLVAIRGVVRYNQLTFSLDYRIV